A stretch of Gemmatimonas aurantiaca T-27 DNA encodes these proteins:
- a CDS encoding RHS repeat protein encodes MFDNTGEHIATINRLGDTTTFARTSGRLTSVTLPRGGLTYMFAYDGNQKLAQVTAPAVAGAPRNVTASMTSGRLITLTDPDGFVTTFAHSPTVTNVMMSRRDKHNRERTFTHDGTGRLAATAVYAGAGSTSPITWAMCAAESRGVMMSGACGASTPPDTVNARTRIDGPRAVADTWNIAVNRYGAVNRIRDPRGSTSTFRRNDTRFPGRVTESVDPMGFTQQYSYNDRGNVVQRVDLNVFGSTVSPSYGYVYGSAQWPDGVTTMYMPMGGWVEFTYDSRGNVLSRQDARGAAGRMTFSYGAAGTSAANLLVAVVHPTVLAGRTDFDSLQYDALGNVSDARTASRIGGTTTIHAATHTTHDAIGRVARVCVDTSIGVTPPQQCTATLFDRMDRDSVVTISAPLGAGTQSLTTRSRYDREGRLVWLQRQSSLPDSGIGAITTQWQYDSAGRRITETAPDGFMEHTVYDPAGNAERVVTRKNDTLAMTYGLAGELLTRRLSAVRYTSTSDALIDTLPFPWKPNSGSDYLILPDTQRFTYDSAMRMLTANNRHAQITRTYLPNGLLASERQRLRGANDASTDFTKHDYLLTYQYDMNSRRKVVKWPQQLTAVGQDSVLAVWHPYLDDVMAIVEPLGHVFTYTNNERGDPAELDYPNGYKQLWTYSAAGYDSLDIITNTSTAGGRLPVSPVRSARSAFDARGFRRWHYDAAGFRDTARFTYTGMGHLASSSISQQGFITAGSVRAGSNEWLTYDALGNMLSDSTTTSKTTRVGGGLNSGVNRADQTFGYRAQYQPNVGRITRQVGGVGGERTYTYDAAGNTQWYRRAEGSTDESRFRERRLSYYAADGTLAAADYRWRATTLDDDRRRVFETYRYDALGRRVSVRADRECNLPNDNGRDRLNCDMSTLQRTVWDGERELIEIQLPVKVPTRPAEPDSVLDNDVFEPRYPRVLNNQDPNPFFGRIVYTYGLTLDQPVALTRYGYVDLFTDTTRVVFPQKTVSLMWSALGKMGAAACADGKAECSHTQNGRTANLQLGLPNLWFMYERPKFLPSAFSGTLLTDKQTATGTHYRQNRYYDPGAGRFTKEDPIGLSGGKVPFFSRTGNCKIKWQFVSRDRPKFTRQNGRCFVSSLD; translated from the coding sequence GTGTTCGACAACACGGGTGAACACATCGCCACCATCAATCGGCTGGGCGACACCACCACATTTGCCCGGACCAGTGGGCGGCTGACGAGTGTCACGCTCCCTCGTGGGGGGCTGACATACATGTTCGCCTACGACGGCAATCAGAAACTTGCGCAGGTCACCGCGCCGGCGGTGGCAGGCGCACCGCGCAATGTCACTGCCAGCATGACCTCCGGGCGCCTCATCACCCTGACCGACCCGGATGGCTTCGTCACCACCTTCGCGCACAGTCCCACCGTGACGAATGTCATGATGTCGCGACGGGACAAACACAATCGTGAGCGCACGTTTACTCACGATGGGACGGGCCGTCTCGCGGCAACCGCGGTCTATGCCGGGGCGGGTTCGACGAGTCCGATCACCTGGGCCATGTGTGCCGCCGAGTCACGTGGCGTGATGATGAGTGGCGCGTGTGGAGCGTCCACACCACCGGACACGGTGAATGCCCGCACGCGTATCGATGGTCCCCGTGCGGTGGCCGACACCTGGAATATCGCGGTGAATCGGTATGGGGCCGTGAACCGGATCCGTGATCCGCGCGGTAGTACGTCCACGTTTCGCCGAAACGATACGCGGTTCCCGGGCCGCGTGACCGAATCGGTGGATCCAATGGGGTTCACCCAGCAGTACAGCTACAACGATCGTGGGAATGTGGTGCAGCGCGTCGATCTCAATGTGTTCGGCAGCACGGTATCGCCGTCTTACGGCTACGTGTACGGTAGTGCGCAGTGGCCGGATGGGGTGACCACGATGTACATGCCGATGGGTGGTTGGGTGGAGTTCACCTACGACAGTCGCGGCAATGTGCTCAGCCGCCAGGATGCCCGCGGTGCGGCCGGACGCATGACGTTCAGTTACGGCGCGGCGGGCACCTCGGCGGCCAATCTGCTGGTCGCAGTCGTGCATCCGACCGTTCTCGCCGGGCGGACGGATTTTGATTCGCTGCAATACGACGCATTGGGGAACGTGTCCGACGCGCGCACGGCATCCCGTATCGGCGGTACCACCACCATCCACGCGGCCACGCATACGACGCATGACGCCATCGGTCGCGTCGCGCGGGTGTGTGTGGATACCAGTATCGGCGTGACGCCGCCGCAGCAGTGCACCGCAACGCTGTTCGATCGCATGGATCGGGATTCGGTGGTGACGATTTCCGCACCACTTGGCGCCGGAACGCAGTCGTTGACCACAAGGAGTCGCTACGACCGCGAGGGGCGCCTGGTGTGGTTGCAACGGCAGTCGTCGCTGCCGGACTCCGGCATCGGGGCCATCACGACGCAGTGGCAGTACGACAGCGCTGGACGGCGCATCACAGAAACCGCGCCCGATGGCTTCATGGAGCACACCGTCTACGATCCGGCGGGCAACGCGGAGCGGGTGGTGACACGCAAGAACGACACGCTGGCCATGACGTACGGATTGGCGGGAGAATTGCTGACCCGGCGCCTCTCGGCGGTGCGATACACCTCAACCAGCGACGCGCTGATCGATACGTTGCCCTTCCCGTGGAAGCCCAATAGCGGGAGTGACTATCTGATTCTGCCTGACACCCAGCGCTTCACCTATGACAGCGCCATGCGGATGCTCACGGCGAACAATCGCCATGCGCAGATCACGCGCACCTATCTCCCCAACGGGCTTCTGGCGTCGGAACGGCAGCGACTGCGGGGTGCCAATGACGCCTCGACCGATTTCACCAAACACGACTATCTGTTGACGTACCAGTACGACATGAACAGTCGGCGCAAAGTGGTGAAGTGGCCGCAACAACTGACAGCAGTGGGACAAGACAGTGTGCTCGCGGTCTGGCACCCGTATCTCGACGACGTGATGGCGATCGTCGAGCCGCTTGGTCATGTGTTCACCTATACCAACAATGAACGTGGCGACCCGGCAGAACTGGACTATCCCAATGGCTACAAACAACTGTGGACATACAGCGCGGCGGGATACGACAGTCTGGACATCATCACGAATACGAGCACGGCGGGTGGGCGGCTGCCAGTGTCACCGGTGCGGTCGGCACGCTCTGCCTTCGACGCTCGTGGATTCCGGCGATGGCACTATGACGCAGCCGGCTTCCGGGATACGGCGCGTTTCACCTACACGGGCATGGGGCATCTGGCCAGCAGCAGCATCAGTCAGCAGGGCTTCATTACGGCGGGCAGTGTCCGGGCCGGCAGCAATGAGTGGCTGACGTACGACGCCTTGGGCAACATGTTGTCCGATTCCACCACGACCTCCAAGACGACCCGAGTGGGCGGTGGCCTCAATAGCGGGGTGAACAGAGCCGACCAGACGTTTGGCTATCGAGCTCAGTATCAGCCGAATGTCGGCCGGATCACGCGGCAGGTGGGTGGTGTGGGCGGTGAACGCACATACACGTATGACGCGGCGGGCAATACCCAATGGTATCGACGCGCGGAAGGGAGCACGGACGAGAGCCGTTTCCGCGAGCGGCGGTTGTCGTACTACGCCGCCGATGGCACCCTCGCCGCGGCCGACTATCGCTGGCGCGCCACCACGCTCGACGACGATCGACGGCGGGTGTTCGAGACGTACCGCTACGATGCGCTGGGCCGGCGGGTGTCGGTGCGGGCGGATCGGGAGTGCAACCTGCCCAACGACAACGGGCGCGATCGGCTCAACTGCGACATGAGCACGTTGCAGCGCACGGTGTGGGATGGCGAACGGGAGTTGATCGAGATCCAGCTCCCGGTGAAGGTGCCCACACGCCCCGCCGAGCCAGACAGTGTTCTGGACAATGACGTCTTCGAGCCCCGCTATCCGCGGGTGCTGAACAATCAGGATCCCAACCCGTTCTTCGGGCGGATCGTGTACACCTATGGGTTGACCCTGGACCAGCCGGTGGCGCTGACACGGTATGGGTACGTGGATCTCTTCACCGACACCACGCGCGTGGTCTTCCCGCAGAAGACGGTGTCGCTGATGTGGAGCGCGCTGGGCAAGATGGGCGCGGCGGCGTGTGCCGACGGGAAGGCAGAGTGCTCACACACACAGAACGGGCGCACCGCGAACCTGCAGTTGGGGTTGCCGAATCTGTGGTTCATGTACGAGCGCCCGAAGTTCCTACCGAGCGCGTTCAGCGGCACGCTGCTGACGGATAAACAGACGGCGACGGGCACGCACTATCGGCAGAACCGGTATTACGATCCGGGGGCGGGGCGGTTCACGAAGGAAGATCCGATCGGGCTGAGCGGCGGGAAAGTTCCTTTCTTCAGCAGAACGGGCAATTGCAAAATCAAGTGGCAATTCGTTTCACGTGATCGTCCGAAATTCACTAGGCAAAACGGAAGGTGCTTCGTCAGCTCACTTGATTGA
- a CDS encoding C40 family peptidase, with the protein MLLRSRPLYIALTVALVAGASPMQSQELNGTAGAAKTEPTLESRKPFAAFSASAERLRESIVEKARGSVGTKYKLGASKPGVGFDCSGLVRYVMGALDMVLPRTAQSQSKVGTEVPKDVAALQPGDVLTFGRGKRISHVGIYVGDGKMIHASTSKRRVIETSLDRRSSLIRQWQGVRRYVDGSTKAFSDSILAFADSIK; encoded by the coding sequence GTGCTTCTTCGCTCCCGCCCCCTCTACATCGCCCTGACCGTGGCCCTCGTGGCCGGCGCGTCGCCGATGCAGTCGCAGGAGTTGAATGGCACCGCAGGAGCCGCCAAGACTGAACCGACACTCGAGTCGCGCAAGCCGTTCGCGGCCTTCAGTGCCTCCGCGGAACGCCTCCGCGAGAGCATCGTCGAGAAGGCCCGCGGATCGGTGGGCACCAAGTACAAGCTGGGCGCCTCCAAGCCGGGAGTCGGGTTCGACTGCAGTGGGCTCGTCCGCTATGTCATGGGCGCTCTGGATATGGTCCTCCCGCGCACGGCGCAGAGCCAGTCCAAAGTCGGCACCGAAGTCCCGAAGGATGTGGCCGCCCTGCAGCCCGGTGACGTACTCACCTTCGGCCGTGGCAAGCGGATCTCGCATGTCGGCATCTACGTGGGCGACGGCAAGATGATCCACGCCTCCACGTCCAAGCGCCGCGTCATCGAGACCAGCCTTGATCGGCGCTCCTCCCTGATCCGTCAGTGGCAGGGTGTCCGTCGTTACGTCGATGGATCCACCAAGGCGTTCAGCGATTCCATCCTCGCCTTCGCCGACTCGATCAAGTAG
- a CDS encoding S9 family peptidase: protein MLLRPPRSAFSPRALLLALLTPTFVWSSSASGQSATPPKDRLTIADYFNWEDVAAPALSPDGKQILYTRTWTDQLNDRRESSVWIMNADGTKNRFLVKGSNAKWSPEGSRIAFIANGEPSGQQIWVRYMDAEGATTQITRLTESPGDVEWSPDGTTLAFGMLVRQNDEWRIAMPAAPKGAKWTEPPRVVSKVKYRADRQGFLENGLRQLFTVPADGGTPRQITTGDWASNGTTWMPDGKALLFTSLRTEDSEYAWRESDIYKVDIASGDITALTKRKGPDNNPVPSPDGKYIAYTGYDSTDATWKDAAMYIMDANGGNVRVLTEKLDRSPSGMMWSPDGLGVYFNVENEGSRNLYHVSLKGDVRQVTKGAQTLTVSDIGKSFLAVGVNSTSMKPTDIVAFDVRTPVLKQLTDVNADVLAGKKLATTEEVWYTSVDGMRIQGWIVKPADFDPSKKYPLMLEIHGGPHSMYNVAFNFSRQDHVAHGYVLLYTNPRGSTGYGSAFGNAIKNAYPGKDYDDLMAGVDTVIGRGYVDTNRLYVFGCSGGGVLTSWIVGHTDRFSAASANCPVTNWISFVGTTDGSNWYYNFAKYPWDDPSEHLRRSPLMYVGNVKTPTMLMTGVNDLRTPMAQTEEYYEALKIRKVPTAMVRFNNEWHGTSSTPSNFLRTQLYLRSWFDKYQRPPSAAKVTQE, encoded by the coding sequence ATGCTGCTCCGCCCCCCTCGCAGCGCATTCTCCCCCCGCGCGCTGCTCCTCGCTCTGCTGACACCGACCTTCGTGTGGTCGTCTTCAGCGAGTGGCCAGTCTGCGACACCTCCCAAAGACCGGCTGACGATCGCCGACTATTTCAACTGGGAAGACGTCGCGGCCCCTGCCCTCTCCCCCGATGGCAAACAGATTCTCTACACACGCACGTGGACCGATCAACTGAACGATCGACGTGAGTCATCGGTGTGGATCATGAACGCCGATGGCACCAAGAACCGGTTCCTGGTGAAGGGATCGAACGCCAAGTGGAGCCCGGAAGGCAGCCGCATCGCGTTCATCGCCAATGGTGAACCCAGTGGCCAGCAGATCTGGGTGCGCTACATGGATGCCGAAGGCGCCACCACGCAGATCACACGCCTCACGGAGTCCCCCGGCGATGTGGAATGGAGCCCCGACGGGACCACGCTGGCGTTTGGCATGCTGGTTCGTCAAAACGACGAATGGCGCATCGCGATGCCGGCGGCGCCAAAGGGCGCGAAGTGGACTGAACCACCGCGTGTGGTCAGCAAGGTGAAGTACCGTGCCGACCGACAGGGCTTCCTCGAGAACGGTCTGCGTCAGCTCTTTACCGTGCCCGCTGATGGCGGCACGCCGCGCCAGATCACCACCGGCGACTGGGCTTCCAACGGCACCACCTGGATGCCCGATGGCAAGGCACTGCTCTTCACGTCCTTGCGCACAGAGGACAGTGAGTACGCTTGGCGTGAAAGCGACATCTACAAGGTGGATATCGCCAGCGGCGACATCACCGCACTCACGAAGCGCAAAGGCCCCGACAACAATCCGGTGCCGAGCCCTGATGGCAAGTACATCGCCTACACCGGCTACGACAGCACGGACGCCACGTGGAAGGATGCGGCCATGTACATCATGGACGCCAACGGTGGCAACGTGCGGGTGCTCACGGAGAAACTCGATCGTTCGCCCAGCGGCATGATGTGGTCGCCCGATGGCCTTGGCGTGTACTTCAACGTGGAGAACGAAGGCTCACGCAACCTCTATCACGTTTCTCTCAAGGGTGACGTGCGGCAGGTGACCAAGGGAGCGCAAACACTCACCGTGAGCGACATCGGCAAGTCGTTCCTGGCCGTGGGTGTGAACAGCACCTCGATGAAGCCCACCGATATCGTGGCCTTCGATGTGCGCACCCCGGTGCTGAAGCAACTCACCGATGTGAACGCCGATGTGCTGGCGGGCAAGAAGCTCGCCACCACCGAAGAAGTGTGGTACACGTCGGTCGACGGCATGCGTATCCAGGGCTGGATCGTGAAGCCGGCCGACTTCGATCCGTCGAAGAAGTACCCGCTCATGCTCGAAATTCACGGTGGGCCGCACAGCATGTACAACGTGGCCTTCAACTTTTCGCGCCAGGATCATGTGGCGCATGGCTACGTGCTGCTCTACACGAACCCACGCGGCTCCACGGGCTACGGCAGCGCGTTCGGCAATGCCATCAAGAACGCCTACCCGGGCAAGGACTATGATGACCTGATGGCCGGCGTGGACACGGTCATTGGTCGCGGCTACGTCGACACCAACCGCCTGTATGTGTTCGGCTGCTCGGGCGGCGGGGTACTGACCAGTTGGATCGTGGGCCACACCGATCGGTTCTCGGCGGCGAGTGCCAATTGCCCGGTGACCAACTGGATCAGCTTCGTCGGAACGACCGACGGGTCGAACTGGTACTACAACTTTGCCAAGTACCCCTGGGACGATCCCAGCGAGCACCTGCGGCGGTCGCCGCTCATGTACGTGGGCAACGTGAAGACCCCCACCATGCTCATGACGGGTGTCAACGACCTCCGCACGCCGATGGCGCAGACCGAGGAGTACTACGAGGCGCTGAAGATCCGCAAAGTCCCCACGGCCATGGTGCGGTTCAACAACGAGTGGCACGGCACGAGCTCGACACCCTCCAACTTCCTGCGCACCCAGCTCTATCTGCGCAGTTGGTTCGACAAGTACCAACGGCCCCCCTCGGCCGCCAAGGTGACGCAGGAGTAG